A window of the Cynocephalus volans isolate mCynVol1 chromosome 10, mCynVol1.pri, whole genome shotgun sequence genome harbors these coding sequences:
- the DHRS7C gene encoding dehydrogenase/reductase SDR family member 7C yields the protein MGVMTVLMLPLLLLGISGLLFIYQEVSRLWSKSAVQNKVVVITDAISGLGKECARVFHTGGARLVLCGKSWERLEILYEALISVADPSKTFTPKLILLDLSDISCVQDVAKEVLDCYGCVDILINNASMKVKGPAHKISLELDKKIMDTNYFGPITLTKALLPNMISRRTGQIVLVNNIQGKFGIPFRTAYAASKHAALGFFDCLRAEVDEYDVVVSTVSPTFIRSYHVHPGQGNWDASIWKFFFRKVAHGVHPVEVAEEVMRTVRRRKQEVFMANSIPKAAMYVRTFFPEFFFAVVACGVREKLNVPEEG from the exons ATGGGGGTCATGACGGTGCTAATGCTGCCCCTGCTGCTCCTGGGAATCAGCGGCCTCCTTTTCATTTATCAAGAGGTGTCCAGGCTATGGTCAAAGTCAGCCGTGCAGAACAAAGTGGTGGTGATCACCGATGCCATCTCTGGACTGGGCAAGG AGTGTGCTCGGGTGTTCCACACGGGTGGGGCGAGGCTGGTGCTGTGTGGAAAGAGCTGGGAGAGGCTAGAGATCCTCTATGAAGCCTTGATCAGCGTGGCTGACCCCAGCAAG ACATTCACCCCAAAGCTGATCCTACTGGACCTCTCGGACATCAGCTGTGTCCAGGATGTGGCAAAGGAAGTCCTGGATTGTTACGGTTGCGTGGACATTCTCATCAACAATGCCAGCATGAAGGTGAAAGGACCTGCCCATAAGATTTCTCTGGAGCTCGACAAAAAGATCATGGACACCAATTACTTTGGGCCCATCACATTGACCAAAG CCCTGCTTCCCAACATGATCTCCCGGAGAACAGGCCAAATCGTGCTCGTGAATAACATCCAGGGGAAGTTTGGAATTCCATTCCGCACAGCTT ACGCTGCCTCCAAGCACGCTGCGCTGGGCTTCTTTGACTGCCTCCGAGCTGAAGTGGACGAATACGACGTTGTGGTCAGCACCGTGAGCCCAACTTTCATCCGCTCCTACCACGTTCATCCAGGGCAAGGAAACTGGGACGCCTCCATTTGGAAAT TCTTTTTCAGGAAGGTGGCCCACGGCGTGCACCCcgtggaggtggcagaggaggtgATGCGCACCGTGAGGCGGAGGAAGCAAGAGGTGTTCATGGCCAACTCCATCCCCAAGGCCGCCATGTACGTCCGCACCTTCTTCCCTGAGTTCTTCTTCGCTGTGGTGGCCTGTGGGGTGAGGGAGAAGCTCAACGTCCCGGAAGAGGGGTAG